In Mucilaginibacter sp. KACC 22063, the genomic stretch CTAACCATCTGAGCTACCCCGCCGGATATGTTTGCCTTTTACTTGCTCACATTTAATGTAACGCTTGCCGAAAAAGGTTTGCAAATATAGCAGAAATTAGTTTCCTTTAGAAAAAATCTTAAATTTTAAACCTGATTAGTGTAAACCGTTGTCTCACAGTATGTCCGAAAAAAAGAAATTTCATATTGAATATGAAATAAAATCCTCTCCCCGTATTTTGTATAGCTTTATAAGTGAGCCTAATGGTTTAATGCAATGGTTTGCCGACAATGTTAGCGTACGCGACCAGCTTTACACCTTTACCTGGGATGATGAACAGCAAAAAGCCAGGCTGCTGGTTAACAAGGAGAATAAATGTGTACGTTTTCATTGGTTAGAAGATGATCCGCAATGTTATTTCGAAATGGAAATTGTACAGGACGAACTTACCAATGATGTGGCTTTGGCCATTACCGATTTTGCTGCTGAAGAAAATATACCCGACCGCAGGCTGATCTGGGATAACCAGATCGAATACCTAATTAGCGTACTTGGTGCCTGATACCAGGTAATTTCGCTAAATTTGTATTGTGAAAAAGATACACCTTTTAATACTGAAGTCCTTCATCCGGCCTTTTATCGTTACCTTTTTCATTGTAATGTTTGTGTTGTTGATGCTGTTTTTATTCAAATACATCGACGACCTGATCGGGAAAGGATTTGAGTGGTATATCATTCTGGAATTAATGATGTATGCTTCGGCTACCAACGTAGCGATGGCATTGCCGCTCTCTGTGCTTTTGTCATCCATCATGACGTATGGTACCCTGGGCGAGAATTACGAACTTGTTGCTATTAAATCTGCCGGTATATCTTTGCGCCGCGCCATGTATCCAATGGTAATTGTAGTTACCGGGCTGGCCATATCAGCATTTATATTTTCAGATTATATGCTGCCGGTGGCTAATCTCAAATATTATTCGCTACTGTGGGATGCACGCCAGCAAAAAGCGGCATTCCTGATCAAAGAGGGGGTGTTTAATAATAGCTTTCCGGGATACTCTATCCGTGTGAAAAAGAAGGATCCGGATGGGCAAACCCTGCATGATGTGATGATCTATGAGCGTAATGCAGCTCAAAACAATAACAATGTGATGTTTGCTAAAGAGGGGTTAATGTACCGTACCCCTAACGATGCTTACCTGGTATTGATACTTAAAAACGGTATAAGGTATGTAGAAGAACCGGGCGAAACAGGCAATACCCGTCAGCGTTTTACCCGGCAGCGTTTTAAAGAGACGGAACAAAAGTTTGATATGTCGGGCTTTAAAATGAAGCGGACGAGCGAAAGCGAGTTTAAGGGCGCATTTCAAATGATGAATTTAAAGCAGCTACGCTTTTACAGGGATTCGGTTTCGCGGCAGATTGATACAGGCTTACGTTCGAATTTTAAACTTCTGGCGCCTTACTATAAGTTTTTTAATTTTCCGCATAAATCTCCGGCCGGCTTAAAATACGTCACTACAGATTCCCCTTCTTTTACCAAAGGCGACCGTATGACCAAAATTACTATCGTTAATAACGCCAGCAGCGAAGCAAGATCAATAAAGGACATGCTTAAAGCACGTACCGATAGGTATGAAGCTGTTTCTAAAGACATGCGGAAATCGATTATCGAATTTCAGAAAAAATTTACCTTGTCTGCTGCCTGCCTGGTTTTGTTCTTGATAGGGGCGCCATTAGGGGCTATCATCCGTAAAGGCGGTCTCGGGCTGCCTGTAGTAGTGGCTGTAATCTTCTTCCTTATTTATTACATTATTGCCACCATTGGCGAAAAATCTGTTAAAGAAGGGCACGTTGCGCCGCTTGTGGGCATGTGGATAGCCATTGCAGTGTTAACGCCTATCGGTATTTTCCTTTCTTATAAAGCAGCTACAGATTCTGTTTTATTTGATATGGATGCTTATAAGAAATTTTTTCAACGCTTCATTAAACGCAAAGCCGTTTAGCTACGTAATGTTTTTACACAGTGCAGACTTGCATAGCAACATTTTGATGTAAGTTTGTATATACTGTGTGTTACAGTTTAATTTTTGCACACCATGCTTAACACTATTCCCGAAGCTATTGAGGCTATTAAAGCCGGAAAAACAATAATTGTAGTTGATGATGAAGACCGTGAGAACGAAGGCGACTTTTTAACGGCCGCCCGTAACGCCACACCCGAAACCATTAACTTTATGGTAAAACATGGCCGCGGCCTTGTGTGCGCACCTGTAACGGTTCAACGTGCTAAAGAGCTTCAGCTCGACCCAATGGTTGGCCGTAACACGGCTTCGCATGAAACTAATTTTACGGTATCCATAGATCTTTTAGGGCAGGGTTGTACTACAGGTATCTCGGCTTCAGACCGTTCAAAAACAACATTAGCCTTAATTGATGCTGCTACAAAGCCCGAAGATTTGGGCAGGCCAGGGCATATTTTCCCGCTTATTGCTAAAGATGGCGGGGTACTGCGCCGTGCTGGCCATACCGAAGCTGCCGTTGACCTTTCTGTGCTTGCAGGATTTGAGCCTGCCGGTGTGATCTGTGAAATCATGGACGAGGAAGGCGAAATGGCGCGTTTACCTCAGTTATTGGAAATAGCCAAAAGATTTGATCTTAAAATCGTTTCGATAAAAGACCTGATCGAGTACCGTTTGGCTACAGAAACCATGATCCGTAAGGAAGTGGCTGTTAAAATGCCTACCGAATGGGGTGAATTTGACATGATCGCTTACACACAGACTGATACCGGCGAAAATCACCTTGCCCTAATTAAAGGTACATGGGAGCCAGATGAGCCAATTTTAGTGCGTGTGCACAGCTCATGCGTTACCGGAGATATATTTGGTTCCTGCCGTTGCGATTGCGGACCTCAGTTGCACAAGGCAATGCAGATCATTCAGCAGGAAGGCAAAGGCGTAATTCTATATATGAACCAGGAAGGCCGTGGTATTGGCCTTGTTAATAAACTTAAAGCATACCAGCTACAGGAAAACGGTTTTGATACCGTTGACGCTAATCTACAGCTGGGCTTTAAAATGGATCAGCGTGATTATGGCATCGGCGCTCAGATATTACGTGATTTAGGCATCTCTAAAATGCGATTGATGAGCAATAATCCTAAAAAACGTGCAGGCCTGGTAGGTTACGGGCTTGAGGTGGTTGAAAATGTGCCGATTGAAATTGATCCTAATCCTCACAATGAAAGTTATTTGAAGACCAAGCGCGATAAAATGAATCATTCCATCCTGCTTAATCATTAATCTTTTTCGTCTTCCTTATCCATGTCATTTACATCACTTGCGGGGGTAGCTTTATCTCCCGTATTGTTTGTGGTGTTTTTACGACGTGAACGGCTAAACATGCTTTTGAAGAATTCGCCGAAGTTGTCGAAATCGCGTTGGTAAATTAAACCGATACCATTAACATATTGCAAAGATAATTGATCGCTAAGGCTGTTTAGGGTAGTACTGTTGAGTACCCGGTATGAATATCTGGCGCGTAACCTGCCATCGCTTCTGATCAGGTAGTCAATCTCAAAGTCTTTGGTAAAGTTATTAAGATTGCCATTAAAGAGATTATTCTGCGATGCGCCGGGTGCGAACAGATTGTTGCTCAGGTTATTGCTGTAAAGGCTTCCGTTAAGTATCAGCCTGTCATGAAACAAGCGCCATGATGCGCTGGCATCACTTGCCGACCGGAAGTTAATATCCACTCCTTTGATCAGGTTTGATTGCGCAATGAGGTTATTCAGTTTATTAAACGCAAACTCGCTCACGGCATCTTGCGCGGTTTGTTTTACCTGGTTGCCAAAGTTATTACCATAGCCCGATGCAAACTGCCTGCGCACAATCAGGCTTAATGCCTGCTGGCTGCGGTTATTATAATCAGTCAGATACGTTCCCAGGTCATCTTTTACAGATGGGTCGGTAGGGAAGGTAAAGTCAAAATCAATAGTAGGTTGAGCAAGCGTATTGGTCAGGATCAATTTAGCCTGTACAAGCTCCTGCCGGCTACCCGTTGGCGAAAGCAGGCCTGCGGCTGTATATAGATCGGCAATGTTGGTACGCACCTCGTAAATGGCCTGCATGTTAATCTCTGCATTGGCCGGGTCGCCTGTCCAGCGTATAGTACCGCCCTGGTTTACCTGGAATATTTTGCTGATAAAATTCTTGGCAGTAAACTCGAATTTACCAGAAGAGATAAGGTAGTCACCATACATTTCAAAGTCACCTAAACTATTGATATTCAGTTTTAGGTTACGTGTTGTTCCGCGGCCCTCAAGCGCACCGTAATCGGTAGTAATGCGTACTACAGTTTTTTCATCTGCACTAAGGTCAAAGTTCAAAGTGACACCGTTGAACGAGTTGGCGCTTGGTATAACCTTCGCCGAATCTTTATGGCTTACAAACCTGATATAATCGTATTCGCCTGCGGTGGCAGATGTATTAAGCGGGATGTTGAATATTGTTCCATCTTCGGTACGGGCTTTAATGTCGATCTTCATGTTATCAACAGGGCCGTTAAAAGCAAAGTCGCCAGTGGCAAAGGCCGTTCCGTAATAAAGTCTGTTATCTTTAAATGTGGTATTTAAAGCCATGAGTTTACGTGCGGTAAGCGTTACATGAATATCAGGGTTAGACAGATCTGCTAAGCTTACAGTACCATTAGCATTGCCTACTCCGCCTTTACCATCTGATAGTTTCATGTCCTGAATTTCTATCAGGTTGTCTTTCACATCAAGTTTATCATTGATAATGTATGATGTTTTAAGATAGTCAACGGTAAGGCCGGTATTGGCAAGGGTTAAATCTCCGTTTAACAAAGGTTTTTTTAAGGAACCGGTAAGTTTAAGATTAGTAGAAACCGTGCCTTTAAGCCCTGATACCAAACCACTGACAAACGGCTCAAATATCACCGCAGGTGTTTGATTCATTATTACGTTAAAGTCAAAGTTGTTCGTATTTGCATCAAGGCGGTAAATGCCCCCGATGTTCATGGTCTCCAGTCCGTGACTTAAGATGTTCAGGCTTGAGTTAATTTCCCGTTTTGAGTTATCCAGTGTCGATGCAATTTTTACTTTTCCAACATCTGTTCCGTTCATGTTTAACGAATCAATGCTAAGGTTGGCGGCTGCCCCAGGACTTTTAAGTAAAGATACCAACTTTACATCGCCATTCATGGTGCCTTTCAAATGTACGCCCGCAGCCCTGGTTAATTGATCCAGCGTTACCATACTGAATTTATCAAATGATATGGTTAGTTTATCGGTATTATTTGAAGCGATAAAGCCGTTGATGTTAACTTTTTG encodes the following:
- a CDS encoding LptF/LptG family permease; amino-acid sequence: MKKIHLLILKSFIRPFIVTFFIVMFVLLMLFLFKYIDDLIGKGFEWYIILELMMYASATNVAMALPLSVLLSSIMTYGTLGENYELVAIKSAGISLRRAMYPMVIVVTGLAISAFIFSDYMLPVANLKYYSLLWDARQQKAAFLIKEGVFNNSFPGYSIRVKKKDPDGQTLHDVMIYERNAAQNNNNVMFAKEGLMYRTPNDAYLVLILKNGIRYVEEPGETGNTRQRFTRQRFKETEQKFDMSGFKMKRTSESEFKGAFQMMNLKQLRFYRDSVSRQIDTGLRSNFKLLAPYYKFFNFPHKSPAGLKYVTTDSPSFTKGDRMTKITIVNNASSEARSIKDMLKARTDRYEAVSKDMRKSIIEFQKKFTLSAACLVLFLIGAPLGAIIRKGGLGLPVVVAVIFFLIYYIIATIGEKSVKEGHVAPLVGMWIAIAVLTPIGIFLSYKAATDSVLFDMDAYKKFFQRFIKRKAV
- a CDS encoding START-like domain-containing protein, with translation MSEKKKFHIEYEIKSSPRILYSFISEPNGLMQWFADNVSVRDQLYTFTWDDEQQKARLLVNKENKCVRFHWLEDDPQCYFEMEIVQDELTNDVALAITDFAAEENIPDRRLIWDNQIEYLISVLGA
- a CDS encoding bifunctional 3,4-dihydroxy-2-butanone-4-phosphate synthase/GTP cyclohydrolase II; its protein translation is MLNTIPEAIEAIKAGKTIIVVDDEDRENEGDFLTAARNATPETINFMVKHGRGLVCAPVTVQRAKELQLDPMVGRNTASHETNFTVSIDLLGQGCTTGISASDRSKTTLALIDAATKPEDLGRPGHIFPLIAKDGGVLRRAGHTEAAVDLSVLAGFEPAGVICEIMDEEGEMARLPQLLEIAKRFDLKIVSIKDLIEYRLATETMIRKEVAVKMPTEWGEFDMIAYTQTDTGENHLALIKGTWEPDEPILVRVHSSCVTGDIFGSCRCDCGPQLHKAMQIIQQEGKGVILYMNQEGRGIGLVNKLKAYQLQENGFDTVDANLQLGFKMDQRDYGIGAQILRDLGISKMRLMSNNPKKRAGLVGYGLEVVENVPIEIDPNPHNESYLKTKRDKMNHSILLNH